One Gimesia aquarii DNA segment encodes these proteins:
- a CDS encoding RidA family protein, with product MSVEQKAAELGLTFEPIEPGYLNLCIKTGNLLMTSGHVSDQKGRLGENVSVEEGQAAARDCAVKILRSVRHEHGSLNGLKVIKLLGCVNSTPDFTDQHLVINGASDLFHELFGKTSDGYHARSALGFAALPTGVAVEIEAIFEIVDA from the coding sequence ATGTCTGTTGAACAGAAAGCTGCTGAGTTAGGCCTTACTTTTGAACCGATTGAACCTGGTTATTTGAATCTCTGCATTAAAACAGGAAACTTGTTGATGACTTCTGGTCATGTCAGTGACCAGAAAGGACGTTTGGGTGAAAACGTTAGTGTAGAAGAAGGACAGGCAGCTGCTCGTGATTGTGCAGTCAAGATTTTACGATCAGTTCGGCATGAGCATGGAAGTCTTAATGGCTTGAAAGTCATCAAGTTGCTTGGCTGTGTGAATTCAACTCCCGATTTTACTGATCAGCATCTTGTGATTAATGGAGCATCTGATTTGTTTCATGAGTTGTTTGGTAAAACCAGTGATGGGTATCATGCACGCAGTGCACTTGGTTTTGCCGCTTTACCGACTGGAGTCGCAGTTGAGATTGAAGCTATTTTTGAAATCGTCGATGCATAA
- a CDS encoding beta-ketoacyl-[acyl-carrier-protein] synthase family protein, with protein sequence MAGSNQTRVVISGIGVVSPIGIGIDAFWGSMRSGDSGIDRLKAVPTENLPSKLAAEVKDFQPEAHLYNKKFLKFMSRDIQLGVSAASDAVHDAGISSGVVDPERFGVSFGAGHIPTSPDELVEAVKRCGEDNSFELTRWGEDTMGQITPLWMLRQLPNMPACHISIEHNAQGPNNTITSQDSSALLALSEAMRWIKRGAVDCMVVGACTSNINPIDLSRKNLMDLLSRDEDPRRACRPFDRDRNGTILGEGAAAFVVENYDHAVRRGAEIYAEVIGLGAGCDGHSVSNSNQQNDTGLVRAIESAMRQADLKPSELGHINAHGKSTKIDDQVEARAYHRLFGDDAAKIPITALKSYFGHFDAGSGAVELAASILSIRHNATPATLNYETPDPLCNLDVVHGEIRPLTIPTAMTVSRTSFGQSAAAILRAI encoded by the coding sequence ATGGCTGGGTCAAATCAAACACGTGTTGTTATTTCCGGTATTGGAGTGGTCTCTCCAATAGGTATCGGTATCGATGCTTTTTGGGGAAGCATGCGTTCAGGTGACTCGGGGATTGATCGACTCAAAGCAGTTCCTACCGAGAATTTGCCTTCCAAGTTGGCTGCGGAAGTAAAAGACTTTCAACCTGAAGCGCACCTTTACAACAAAAAGTTCCTGAAGTTTATGTCGCGTGATATCCAGCTTGGGGTTTCTGCGGCTTCAGATGCAGTCCATGATGCGGGAATTTCGAGTGGTGTCGTCGATCCAGAACGCTTTGGTGTTTCATTCGGAGCCGGACATATTCCGACGAGTCCGGATGAACTTGTCGAGGCAGTCAAACGCTGTGGCGAAGATAATTCTTTCGAATTGACACGCTGGGGCGAAGACACAATGGGGCAGATCACTCCCTTATGGATGCTCCGACAACTTCCCAACATGCCAGCTTGCCATATCTCGATCGAACACAACGCACAAGGCCCGAATAATACGATTACCAGTCAGGACTCCTCAGCACTGCTGGCTTTGTCTGAGGCTATGCGTTGGATAAAACGTGGTGCTGTTGATTGTATGGTGGTAGGAGCCTGTACTTCGAACATCAATCCCATTGATCTCTCTCGTAAGAATTTGATGGATCTCTTGTCACGAGACGAAGACCCCAGGCGCGCTTGCAGGCCATTTGACCGTGATCGAAACGGCACGATTCTGGGTGAAGGTGCTGCGGCATTTGTCGTTGAAAATTATGATCATGCTGTTCGTCGCGGTGCGGAAATCTATGCGGAAGTCATTGGGCTTGGTGCAGGGTGTGACGGGCATTCCGTTTCCAACAGCAATCAGCAAAATGATACAGGTTTAGTTCGAGCTATTGAATCAGCAATGCGTCAAGCTGATTTAAAGCCAAGTGAGCTTGGTCACATCAATGCACATGGTAAAAGTACAAAAATTGACGATCAGGTCGAAGCAAGAGCCTATCATCGTTTGTTTGGTGATGATGCTGCGAAAATCCCAATAACTGCACTCAAGAGTTACTTTGGTCATTTTGATGCGGGGTCCGGTGCCGTTGAATTGGCTGCAAGTATTCTTTCCATCCGTCATAACGCAACACCTGCCACACTCAATTATGAAACACCAGATCCATTATGTAATCTCGATGTGGTACATGGGGAAATTCGTCCGCTCACGATTCCGACCGCTATGACTGTCAGTCGAACTTCATTCGGTCAAAGTGCCGCAGCAATTCTGCGAGCGATTTAA
- a CDS encoding aldehyde dehydrogenase family protein — MATDILDTVAVAPRIRQTQLLIDGEWRDAVSGKTFETVNPATEEVIANVAEGDAADIDLAVKAARNAFESGPWSKMDARDRGQLIYRLADLVEKNIEELAALESLDNGKPIRDSLAADLPLVIDCLRYYAGWSDKIEGTTIPIRGNHFCYTRREPLGVAGQIIPWNFPLLMVAWKWAPALTAGCTIVMKPAEQTPLSCLRMAELAMEAGIPPGVINVIPGYGPTAGASLVKHPDVDKIAFTGEDATARIIMADAAATLKRLTFELGGKSPNIVFADSDLDAAVAGAEFGLFFNQGQCCCAGSRLFVEESVHKEFVAKLVERAASRKLGDPLNPETTQGPQVDHAQMEKILNYIQKGNAAGAHCVTGGTRFGDKGYFVEPTIFDYVTDDMPIATDEIFGPVLSILPFKSIDEVVNRANNTHFGLAAAIWTSDVKKAHHLANRIKAGTVWVNCYDVFDAAAPFGGFKQSGIGRELGAAGLENYTELKTVTMSLD; from the coding sequence ATGGCGACAGACATTCTTGATACCGTAGCAGTTGCTCCTCGCATTCGACAGACTCAGCTACTCATTGACGGAGAGTGGCGAGACGCGGTTAGTGGTAAAACCTTTGAGACCGTAAATCCTGCTACGGAAGAAGTGATTGCGAATGTTGCAGAGGGAGATGCTGCTGATATCGATCTAGCGGTCAAAGCCGCTCGAAACGCATTTGAATCTGGTCCATGGTCAAAAATGGATGCACGTGACCGAGGTCAGTTAATTTATCGTCTGGCTGATTTAGTTGAAAAAAATATCGAAGAACTAGCGGCATTAGAGTCATTAGACAATGGAAAGCCAATTCGAGATAGTCTTGCTGCAGATTTACCACTCGTAATTGATTGCCTGCGCTACTACGCTGGCTGGTCAGATAAAATAGAAGGGACCACGATTCCAATTCGTGGCAATCATTTTTGTTATACCCGTCGAGAGCCACTGGGTGTTGCGGGGCAAATCATTCCCTGGAATTTTCCGCTATTGATGGTGGCCTGGAAGTGGGCACCTGCATTAACCGCGGGTTGTACGATCGTGATGAAACCAGCTGAGCAGACACCACTATCATGCCTGAGGATGGCGGAATTGGCGATGGAAGCGGGGATTCCACCTGGTGTAATTAATGTCATTCCAGGCTATGGCCCTACAGCAGGTGCATCTCTGGTGAAACATCCTGATGTAGATAAAATTGCTTTCACCGGAGAAGATGCAACCGCAAGAATTATTATGGCTGATGCAGCGGCGACTTTGAAACGACTCACATTCGAGCTGGGTGGCAAAAGTCCGAATATTGTCTTTGCAGACAGTGATCTCGACGCTGCGGTTGCAGGAGCGGAATTTGGTTTGTTCTTTAATCAAGGGCAATGTTGCTGTGCGGGAAGCCGACTGTTCGTGGAGGAATCAGTCCATAAGGAATTTGTTGCCAAGCTTGTTGAGAGAGCAGCGTCTCGCAAGTTAGGTGATCCATTAAATCCGGAAACGACTCAAGGTCCACAGGTTGATCACGCTCAGATGGAGAAAATTCTAAATTACATCCAAAAAGGGAACGCGGCAGGCGCACATTGTGTCACAGGGGGGACACGATTTGGTGACAAGGGATATTTTGTCGAGCCGACGATTTTTGATTATGTAACCGATGATATGCCCATTGCAACTGATGAAATTTTCGGTCCGGTGCTCAGTATATTGCCTTTCAAAAGTATCGATGAAGTCGTGAACCGGGCAAACAATACTCATTTTGGATTAGCTGCGGCAATCTGGACCAGTGATGTCAAAAAAGCGCACCATTTGGCTAACCGCATCAAAGCGGGGACAGTTTGGGTGAACTGTTACGATGTATTTGATGCAGCGGCTCCCTTTGGGGGATTTAAACAAAGTGGAATCGGTCGTGAATTAGGTGCAGCCGGTCTGGAAAATTATACTGAACTAAAAACAGTAACAATGAGTTTGGATTAA
- a CDS encoding cation:proton antiporter, with amino-acid sequence MGSWHIIFTLGIFLAAGLLSGTLGELFRLPKVTAYLLVGVILGPAVFGVIPREHLEELSPLADLAMALVLFNLGCHFTLSRLKRLFHRVLPISLSEILATFFAVYVGLMLIGESGSAAILLGTMAIATAPATTILVLKEMESEGPISEYTGIMVAINNLVSIIAFEIIFVAVYFFQSDSQVASAFTQLGHLSLDIFGSIFIGVFGGLMISYGNAVIKGSRRIIMLIALIALALGLCRTTGLPYMLTFLAMGFTVANSLVEEDVPKVEMELNPLTGFLCVLFFIIHGAELEPERFIHAGLIGGGYIVLRLLGKYFGVFISAKVRKEEPEVSQWLGTALFAQAGAAITLSAIAVSRDPVLGGHLQTIILGSVVFFEIVGPIMIRQSVLRAGEVPLIHAIHHTAGDPISEFQAMIRRFLVSFGLLSENDQPHDEINVEQLYRKNVKGILQTATFNEVISFIEHSHDNTFPVIGSNEEVVGVIRYQDLSNTLFDPKIGSLVRAADLANNLETVVYPDDSLALVWSKFREGSYDCLPVVSREQPHRMLGVIRRWEILKYYIKGHRSAQGIETKQGH; translated from the coding sequence ATGGGCTCATGGCATATCATATTTACATTGGGAATCTTTCTGGCTGCTGGATTGCTATCGGGCACATTGGGAGAATTATTTCGTCTTCCCAAAGTGACTGCCTATTTATTAGTAGGTGTCATTCTTGGGCCAGCAGTCTTTGGTGTTATTCCACGCGAACACCTTGAAGAGTTAAGCCCGCTTGCCGACTTGGCAATGGCCTTGGTGTTATTTAACTTAGGATGTCACTTCACACTGTCGCGTCTCAAACGCCTGTTTCATCGTGTGCTTCCGATATCTTTGAGTGAAATACTTGCTACTTTTTTTGCGGTTTATGTAGGACTAATGCTCATTGGCGAATCAGGAAGTGCTGCCATTTTGCTTGGTACTATGGCAATAGCCACAGCCCCGGCAACAACAATTCTGGTTCTTAAAGAAATGGAATCAGAAGGCCCTATTTCCGAATATACGGGCATCATGGTTGCAATCAATAACTTAGTCTCCATTATCGCATTTGAGATTATTTTTGTTGCCGTTTACTTTTTTCAAAGTGATAGTCAGGTAGCTTCTGCATTCACTCAACTTGGACATCTGAGTCTGGACATCTTTGGCTCCATTTTTATCGGTGTCTTTGGTGGTTTGATGATTAGTTATGGAAACGCAGTCATCAAAGGTAGTCGTCGGATTATTATGCTCATCGCGTTAATTGCATTAGCGTTGGGACTGTGTCGGACAACAGGCCTGCCTTATATGCTGACTTTTCTTGCAATGGGTTTTACGGTAGCCAACTCTCTGGTTGAAGAAGATGTTCCGAAAGTAGAAATGGAATTAAACCCACTGACAGGTTTTTTATGTGTGCTGTTTTTCATTATCCATGGTGCTGAACTAGAGCCCGAACGATTTATACATGCGGGCTTGATTGGAGGCGGCTATATCGTACTTCGATTATTGGGTAAATATTTTGGTGTCTTTATTTCTGCTAAGGTACGAAAGGAAGAGCCAGAAGTTTCTCAATGGCTGGGAACGGCTCTTTTTGCACAGGCAGGTGCAGCCATTACGCTTTCAGCTATTGCAGTCAGTCGAGACCCTGTACTGGGCGGCCATTTACAGACAATTATTCTGGGGTCCGTTGTGTTTTTTGAAATTGTCGGGCCAATAATGATTCGTCAATCTGTATTGCGGGCGGGTGAAGTTCCTTTGATTCATGCCATTCATCATACAGCCGGTGATCCGATCAGTGAATTTCAAGCAATGATTCGACGTTTTCTGGTATCTTTTGGATTGCTTTCAGAGAATGATCAACCACATGACGAAATTAATGTCGAACAACTCTATCGGAAAAACGTCAAAGGAATATTACAGACTGCTACATTTAATGAAGTCATTTCGTTTATTGAGCACAGTCACGATAATACGTTTCCGGTGATTGGTTCCAACGAAGAAGTGGTAGGCGTAATTCGCTATCAGGACTTGAGTAACACATTATTTGATCCCAAAATAGGTTCATTAGTGAGAGCGGCGGACTTGGCAAATAATCTCGAAACAGTCGTTTATCCTGATGACTCTTTAGCGCTTGTCTGGAGTAAATTCCGTGAAGGCTCTTACGATTGTCTACCGGTAGTTTCACGCGAGCAACCACATCGGATGTTAGGTGTGATTAGACGCTGGGAGATATTGAAGTATTACATTAAAGGACATCGATCAGCGCAAGGTATCGAAACGAAGCAAGGTCACTGA
- the gmd gene encoding GDP-mannose 4,6-dehydratase codes for MNRVALISGINGQDGYYLSKLLKNKNYKVHGITSCSKPGIGEPPQNQYYCDFAEGSNLNEILDQVQPDEVYHLAAQSHVRLSFDIPVYTAEVTGVGTLRLLEALRHYEKRSQKKIRFYQASSSEMFGKVVESPQSETTPFHPRSPYACAKVFSYWQTINYRESYGMYACNGILFNHESPRRGEAFVTRKITKAVSRIKLGMQDKLYLGNIDAKRDWGFAGDYVEAMWLILQQEKPDDFVIGTGETHSVREFLEAAFGAVELDWKKYVEIDPQYYRPAEVELLCADPTKARQKLNWEPKVTFEELARLMVEADMKLSQQEKILNEANS; via the coding sequence GTGAATCGAGTTGCTTTAATCTCAGGGATTAATGGTCAGGATGGTTATTACCTTTCCAAGTTGCTGAAAAATAAAAATTATAAAGTTCATGGAATCACCTCGTGCAGTAAACCTGGAATTGGGGAGCCTCCACAAAATCAATATTATTGCGATTTTGCGGAAGGATCGAACCTCAATGAGATCCTGGATCAAGTTCAGCCTGATGAAGTTTATCATTTAGCAGCTCAAAGTCATGTCCGCCTTTCATTTGATATTCCCGTTTACACTGCAGAGGTAACAGGGGTGGGAACCCTCAGATTGCTGGAAGCATTACGGCATTATGAAAAGAGAAGTCAAAAAAAGATTCGTTTTTATCAGGCTTCTTCCAGCGAAATGTTTGGTAAAGTTGTTGAGTCTCCACAGAGCGAAACAACTCCCTTTCATCCACGAAGCCCTTACGCTTGTGCAAAGGTCTTTTCTTATTGGCAGACAATTAACTATCGAGAATCATATGGTATGTATGCGTGTAATGGGATTCTCTTTAACCATGAATCTCCCCGACGAGGAGAAGCTTTTGTAACTCGAAAAATTACTAAAGCGGTCTCGCGTATTAAATTGGGAATGCAAGATAAGTTGTATCTTGGGAATATTGATGCAAAAAGAGATTGGGGTTTTGCTGGAGATTACGTGGAGGCGATGTGGCTCATCTTACAACAGGAAAAACCAGATGATTTTGTGATTGGTACGGGAGAGACTCACTCTGTAAGAGAGTTTTTGGAGGCTGCGTTTGGTGCCGTCGAATTGGATTGGAAAAAATATGTAGAGATCGATCCACAATATTATCGACCTGCAGAGGTTGAATTGCTTTGTGCTGATCCAACGAAAGCACGTCAAAAGCTGAATTGGGAACCTAAGGTTACATTTGAAGAATTAGCGCGTTTAATGGTCGAGGCAGACATGAAACTGAGCCAGCAGGAAAAAATACTAAACGAAGCAAATTCTTGA
- the ligA gene encoding NAD-dependent DNA ligase LigA: protein MSIRKEIEELRNKIEYHNRLYYIQAKPEISDRDFDQLMKRLEKLEAEHPEFDSPDSPTKKVGGAPIEGFQTVEHRLPMLSIDNIFEQEGLKDFETRIRKLLGEEQIELTAEYKIDGVAVSLIYEQGHLIQGVTRGDGQQGDDITHNARTIGGVPLRLNTKCPPDLLEIRGEAFISNSDFQVLNVETQEQGKEPFANPRNTTAGGLKLLDPKLCAMRKIRFFAHGIGAVEGVDFQTHINYLAALQKMGVPVTPNVEAFPNLDSTLEHVQKMMDDLHTLDFEVDGIVLKVNQFEQRELLGNTSKSPRWVVAYKWERYEAVTKVDSINFQVGKTGTVTPVANLEPVQIAGTTVSRASLHNRDEMERLEIQIGDWVVVEKAGKIIPHVVRVEEHLRDGTQQELEFPTRCPECKATLVQDEGGVYIRCPNPNCPASLRETLRYFASRQAMDIEGMGIKMVEQLLDQGIIKGLADVYRLHEHRDQLISLERQGEKSIENLLEGIERSKQQPLWRLLTGLNIRHVGTSNARILEKQFGTIGEISKQRVEDLAAVDEIGPVIAESVYTFFHSEFGVELIQELQTLGLNMGSPVEKTKKTKGVLDGKTVVVTGSLSQFTRDEAKELIQKHGGKASGSVSSKTSYLLAGEKAGSKLSKAQELNIPVLSESEFLELLDK, encoded by the coding sequence ATGTCAATTCGAAAAGAAATCGAAGAACTTCGTAACAAAATCGAATATCACAACCGCCTCTACTATATTCAGGCAAAGCCGGAAATATCTGATCGTGACTTTGATCAATTGATGAAACGGCTAGAAAAGTTAGAAGCCGAACATCCGGAATTTGATTCACCTGACAGCCCCACGAAAAAAGTAGGGGGGGCTCCCATTGAGGGTTTTCAGACTGTTGAGCATCGTTTGCCAATGTTATCAATTGATAATATTTTTGAGCAAGAAGGACTCAAAGACTTTGAAACTCGTATTCGTAAGCTCCTTGGCGAAGAACAGATTGAGTTGACAGCCGAGTATAAAATCGATGGAGTGGCAGTGTCTTTGATCTATGAGCAGGGGCATTTGATACAGGGAGTTACACGTGGTGATGGTCAGCAAGGAGATGATATTACGCACAATGCGCGAACCATTGGTGGCGTTCCACTACGGTTAAACACAAAGTGTCCCCCTGATTTATTAGAAATCAGAGGAGAAGCGTTTATTTCCAATTCAGATTTTCAAGTTTTGAATGTGGAAACGCAAGAACAGGGAAAAGAACCGTTTGCAAATCCACGGAATACGACTGCCGGGGGATTAAAGCTGCTTGATCCCAAACTTTGCGCAATGCGTAAGATCCGATTTTTTGCGCACGGAATTGGAGCCGTTGAAGGAGTCGATTTTCAAACGCACATCAACTACCTGGCTGCACTTCAAAAAATGGGAGTTCCTGTAACACCCAATGTAGAAGCATTTCCAAATTTGGATTCGACACTAGAACATGTCCAGAAAATGATGGATGACTTACATACATTGGACTTTGAAGTCGATGGTATCGTGCTGAAGGTGAACCAATTTGAACAACGTGAATTGCTGGGAAATACTTCCAAGAGTCCTCGGTGGGTTGTCGCTTATAAATGGGAGCGGTATGAAGCGGTAACTAAGGTTGATTCTATTAATTTTCAGGTTGGTAAAACAGGCACTGTTACTCCCGTTGCGAATTTAGAACCAGTTCAAATTGCTGGTACTACGGTTTCCAGGGCAAGTTTACATAATCGGGATGAAATGGAACGCCTGGAAATCCAAATTGGTGATTGGGTCGTAGTTGAAAAGGCCGGGAAGATTATACCTCATGTTGTTCGTGTGGAAGAGCATCTACGGGATGGAACACAGCAAGAATTGGAGTTTCCAACACGCTGTCCCGAATGTAAAGCGACTCTCGTACAGGATGAGGGAGGTGTTTATATCCGTTGTCCTAATCCAAATTGTCCTGCCTCGTTACGCGAAACATTGCGTTACTTTGCATCCCGTCAGGCAATGGATATTGAGGGCATGGGGATTAAAATGGTTGAGCAACTACTCGATCAGGGGATCATTAAAGGACTGGCGGACGTATATCGGCTTCATGAACATCGTGATCAGCTCATCAGCCTGGAGCGCCAGGGGGAAAAATCGATTGAAAATTTGCTGGAGGGGATCGAACGCTCCAAACAACAACCATTATGGCGGCTATTAACGGGTTTGAATATTCGACACGTAGGTACTAGTAATGCACGTATTCTTGAAAAGCAGTTTGGTACGATTGGTGAAATTTCCAAACAAAGAGTTGAAGATCTGGCGGCAGTAGACGAAATTGGTCCTGTGATTGCAGAGTCAGTCTATACCTTCTTTCACTCTGAGTTTGGTGTGGAACTCATTCAAGAGTTGCAAACACTGGGACTGAATATGGGGAGTCCCGTAGAAAAAACTAAGAAAACAAAGGGAGTTCTCGATGGGAAAACTGTTGTCGTAACAGGCAGCTTATCACAATTCACAAGAGATGAAGCCAAAGAACTAATTCAAAAACACGGTGGTAAGGCGTCCGGAAGTGTTTCTTCGAAAACCAGTTATTTGCTGGCTGGTGAAAAGGCAGGCAGCAAATTAAGCAAAGCACAGGAACTGAATATTCCTGTGTTGTCAGAATCTGAATTTTTAGAACTGTTGGATAAATAG
- a CDS encoding radical SAM protein, which yields MNIVKRFYRFTNRETRLKTQPGMDHILPSFTNQQIQAARSAKNQVSPEMPYAFLNETECDSDGALTEISTIFLTNRECPFRCLMCDLWQNTLDETLTPGMITHQIDYALKQLPPAQQVKLYNSGNFFDRKAIPEKDIPRIASQVQNFERVIVENHPLLCNQDCLDFQQMISGQLEIALGLEIIHENVLQALNKQMTLEDFSKAVEFLANHSIQIRAFILLKPPFMNEQEGIEWAIRSVEYAFSLGVNCCSLIPTRSGNGILEQLEQTGQFSHPLLSSVEETLEACLNLKQGRVFMDLWDLDRLYQNEINLHDRLERLQQMNLLQKVSTA from the coding sequence ATGAATATCGTCAAACGTTTTTATCGCTTTACCAATAGAGAAACGAGGCTCAAAACACAACCTGGCATGGATCACATTCTTCCCTCATTTACGAATCAGCAAATTCAAGCGGCCCGCTCTGCTAAAAATCAGGTATCTCCCGAAATGCCTTATGCTTTCTTAAATGAAACAGAGTGCGATTCAGATGGAGCCCTGACTGAAATATCTACGATCTTTCTTACAAACCGTGAGTGTCCTTTTCGATGTCTGATGTGTGATCTCTGGCAAAACACATTGGACGAGACACTTACTCCAGGCATGATCACACATCAAATCGACTATGCCCTTAAGCAACTGCCACCGGCTCAACAAGTGAAACTGTATAACAGCGGTAACTTCTTTGATCGCAAAGCGATTCCAGAAAAAGACATTCCGCGTATTGCCTCTCAGGTTCAAAATTTTGAAAGAGTGATCGTTGAAAACCATCCGTTGTTGTGCAATCAGGACTGCCTGGACTTTCAACAAATGATAAGCGGACAACTGGAAATCGCATTAGGACTGGAAATCATCCACGAAAATGTCTTACAAGCTCTGAATAAGCAAATGACTCTAGAAGATTTCTCAAAAGCCGTCGAATTCTTGGCAAACCACTCCATTCAGATTAGGGCATTTATATTATTGAAGCCACCATTCATGAATGAGCAAGAGGGAATTGAGTGGGCCATACGTTCTGTTGAATATGCATTTTCTCTGGGAGTAAATTGCTGCTCTCTGATTCCGACACGTTCTGGAAACGGTATTCTCGAACAACTGGAACAGACAGGGCAGTTTTCTCATCCCCTTCTCTCCTCTGTTGAAGAAACATTGGAGGCCTGCTTGAATTTAAAGCAAGGAAGAGTTTTTATGGACCTTTGGGATCTGGATCGACTTTATCAAAATGAGATCAATCTGCATGATCGGTTGGAACGATTACAACAGATGAATCTACTCCAGAAAGTTTCGACAGCATGA
- a CDS encoding asparagine synthase-related protein, producing the protein MIHEEYVERLVNLLDPQANLLFNMTFEEATERVGTGSPEAVREIEGQFALIHKEGTCIRMARSIGRPMRFFLAKRAEGPCLVVAERIDEIYEFLKSEGLDTQFHPSYTRMVPAHYILELQLIGCPDPNPKTTRFFTPTRNSLPNQLDEIGKQYIGTVSEEIHKWLDSIPPVEPIGVLFSGGVDSGALFLLMYHALITRNESPSRLKAFSLSIDGEGSDCQQAYQFLEQMNLNLFLEVLEVPRRSLDFEETVKVLEDYKSLDVEAATMTYALCKKIRTLYPRWTHLVDGDGGDENLKDYPIEANPELTIRSVLNNLMLYQEGWGVEAVKHSLTYSGGQSRGHVRTYAPARSLGFQGFSPYALPNVIEVAEGIPFIELTNWDHNKLYALKGDIVCRGIKQITGLAMPVYPKRRFQEGTLNHDSFESVFSDTENEYRQTFLSLYQ; encoded by the coding sequence ATGATTCATGAAGAATATGTGGAACGACTTGTTAATTTGCTGGATCCTCAAGCAAATCTTCTCTTCAATATGACTTTTGAAGAGGCAACAGAGCGAGTGGGAACAGGTTCACCAGAGGCTGTAAGGGAAATCGAAGGTCAATTTGCTCTGATTCATAAAGAGGGTACTTGTATTCGGATGGCCCGGTCTATTGGTAGACCAATGAGATTTTTTCTGGCAAAACGCGCTGAGGGACCCTGCCTTGTCGTTGCTGAAAGAATTGACGAAATATATGAGTTTCTCAAAAGCGAAGGCCTCGATACACAGTTTCATCCTTCCTATACAAGAATGGTTCCTGCGCATTACATTCTTGAGCTACAATTAATTGGCTGCCCCGACCCCAATCCCAAGACAACTCGATTCTTTACTCCCACTCGAAACTCTCTTCCAAATCAGTTAGATGAAATTGGAAAACAGTATATCGGGACGGTCTCTGAGGAAATTCATAAGTGGCTAGATTCCATTCCTCCAGTTGAGCCTATCGGCGTGCTCTTTTCCGGTGGTGTTGATAGTGGCGCCCTGTTTCTGCTCATGTACCATGCACTGATCACTCGCAATGAATCGCCTTCCCGTCTCAAAGCGTTTTCCCTTTCCATAGATGGGGAAGGTAGTGATTGCCAACAAGCATATCAGTTTCTGGAACAGATGAATTTGAATCTGTTTCTCGAAGTGCTTGAAGTCCCTCGCAGAAGCCTGGATTTTGAAGAAACAGTGAAAGTTCTGGAAGACTATAAATCACTTGATGTTGAAGCTGCGACGATGACTTACGCTTTGTGCAAAAAAATCCGTACCCTTTATCCACGTTGGACTCATTTGGTCGACGGCGATGGAGGAGACGAGAATCTGAAAGACTACCCTATTGAAGCGAATCCTGAGCTTACTATACGCAGTGTGCTCAATAATTTGATGCTCTACCAGGAAGGCTGGGGAGTTGAAGCTGTTAAGCATTCGTTAACTTATTCAGGGGGCCAGAGCCGTGGACACGTTCGAACCTATGCACCTGCTCGAAGTCTTGGATTTCAAGGATTTAGCCCTTATGCATTACCCAATGTCATTGAAGTTGCAGAAGGAATCCCTTTTATCGAGTTGACAAATTGGGATCACAACAAACTATATGCCCTCAAAGGTGATATTGTATGTAGAGGAATCAAGCAGATTACTGGTCTAGCCATGCCAGTCTATCCAAAACGTCGTTTTCAAGAGGGAACTCTAAATCACGATTCTTTCGAATCGGTATTCTCTGATACAGAAAATGAATATCGTCAAACGTTTTTATCGCTTTACCAATAG